TGGTGGACTCCGGCAGCACCGACGGCACGCCGGAAATCGCCCGGAACGCCGGCGCGCGGGTCGTGGACTTCCGGTGGAATGGCACTTTCCCGCGCAAAAAGAACTGGGCCCTGGCCCACGTCGCCTGGAAGCACGAGTGGGTGTTCATCATCGACGCCGATGAACGGGCCACCCCCGAACTGGAGCGCGCGATGCGCGCGGCCCTCGCCGGCCCGCACGCCGGCTATTACGTGAACCGCCGCTTCTGGTTCCTCGACGGCTGGCTCAACCACTGCGGCTACTACCCGAGCTGGAACCTGCGCCTCTTCCGGCATCGCTTGGGACGCTACGAGCAGCCGGCGGGGGCCGTCGCCGCCGGTTCGGGCGACAACGAGGTTCACGAACATGTCGAATTGCAAGGCACCGCCGGCTATCTCGCCGGCGAAATGGAGCACTACGCCTTTCCCGACATCGCCACCTGGGTGGAGAAGCACAACCGCTACAGCAACTGGGAGGCGAAGCAGCAGGTCGCCGGAGAAACAAGCGACGCCGCCGGCCTTGACCCGCACCTCGCCCGCAAACGCCGTCTCCGCCGCCTCGCGTGGCGCCTGCCCTTTCGCCCGACGCTGCGATTTCTCTACCACTATGTCTGGCGGGCCGGATTTCTCGACGGCCACCGCGGCTTCGTTTTCTGCCGCCTCATGGGGTGGTATGAATTCCTGAACACCGCCAAGGCGCGCGAACTGCGCCGGTCCGGCCCCAAGCAGCCCCTCCCGTGAGCGGTCTCCCGCGCGTCATCTTCGTCAACCGCGTCTATTGGCCGTCCACGGCCGCGACCGCCCAACTGCTCACCGATCTCGCCGAGGGACTCGCCGTGCGCGGCTGGCCGGTGGAGGTGATCGCCACCGGGACGGACAGCACCGTCCGCAACGGCGTAACCATCCATCGGACGGGCGGCGGCGGCGAACATGGCGGCATGATTTCCCGCGCGCGCAAC
This DNA window, taken from Oleiharenicola lentus, encodes the following:
- a CDS encoding glycosyltransferase family 2 protein, which gives rise to MAERAPISVLIPVRNEAANLAACLASVAWCDDVVVVDSGSTDGTPEIARNAGARVVDFRWNGTFPRKKNWALAHVAWKHEWVFIIDADERATPELERAMRAALAGPHAGYYVNRRFWFLDGWLNHCGYYPSWNLRLFRHRLGRYEQPAGAVAAGSGDNEVHEHVELQGTAGYLAGEMEHYAFPDIATWVEKHNRYSNWEAKQQVAGETSDAAGLDPHLARKRRLRRLAWRLPFRPTLRFLYHYVWRAGFLDGHRGFVFCRLMGWYEFLNTAKARELRRSGPKQPLP